Below is a genomic region from Pseudomonas berkeleyensis.
CATGCGCTCGGCGGTGGCCAGCGCGGCGGAGGTCATGATGTCGAGGTTGCCGGCGTAGGCCGGCAGGTAATGGGCGGCGCCTTCCACTTCGAGGAAGATCGAGGTCTTCAGGCCGCTGAAGCGACCGTGGCCGGGAATGTTCAAAGGCGCGGATTCGGGGATCACGTCGAACTGCACCTGCTGCTTGAGGCGATAGCCCGGCACATAGGCCTGCACGGCGGCGGCCATTTCCTCGACGCTGGCGGCGATCTGCGCCTGGTCGGCGGCTTCGCTGAGCACGAACACGGTGTCGCGCATCATCAGCGGCGGCTCGGCCGGGTTCATGATGATGATTGCCTTGCCCTTGGCCGCACCGCCGATCACTTCGATGGCCTTGGAGGTGGTCTCGGTGAATTCGTCGATATTGGCGCGGGTACCGGGGCCGGCGGACTTGCTGGCGATCGAGGCGATGATCTCGGCGTAGTGCACCTTGGCCACGCGCGATACAGCCGCCACCATCGGGATGGTCGCCTGGCCGCCGCAGGTGACCATGTTGACGTTGAGCTGGCTCAGGTTCTGCTCAAGATTCACCACCGGCACGCAGTACGGGCCGATGGCTGCCGGCGTCAGGTCGATCAGGCGGATACCCGGCTTGATGCCGCGCAGGAAGGCGTCGTTCTTCACGTGGGCGCCGGCGCTGGTGGCATCGAAGACGAAGTCGATATCGGCGAACACCGACAGGCGGGTCAGACCCTCGACCCCTTCATGGGTGGTCGCCACGCCCAGGCGCGCTGCACGGGCCAGGCCATCGGAGGCCGGATCGATGCCGACCATCGCGCCCATTTCCAGGTGCTTGGCGTTGCGCATCACCTTGATCATCAGGTCGGTGCCGATATTGCCCGAGCCGACGATGGCGACTTTCAGTTTCTTGCTCATGCGGGTTCTCCATAGGCTTCAGCCAACAGAATCACGGCAGGGTCGAGAGAGTCGGCGTACAGCCGCTTGACCTGCTCGGCACGCAGGCTCAGGGCCGTGCGCTGGTTGATGTAGCCCTTGTCGGTGATCTCGCCGGCTTCCAGGCTCGGTGGCGTATCGAGGATCAGCGCGCGGAAGGCATGCTGCGATGAAGCCGGACACTCCTTGGCCAATGCCTGCAGGCCGGCGCACAGGGCCAGGCGCACTTCCGGCAGCAACGCCAGTTCATCGGCGCTCATGCTTGCGCCAGCGGCGCCGGCCAGCTCACGCAGGGCCGGGCCGGGGTAGATCAGCGCGCCGATCATTTCCTGGTCATGGCCGCAGATCACGCAGTCCGTGGCATAGGGCGCCAGGGCGCTGACCAGCTTGGGCCGCAGGGTGCCGACCGACACCCAGGTACCGCTGCTGAGCTTGAAGTCCTCGGTGACCCGGCCATCGAACTGGATACCCAGCTCGGGCCGTTCGGGATCGACCAGGCGCCCGGCATCGCCGATGCAGTAGAAGCCTTCGGCATCGAAGGCCTCGGCAGTTTTCTCCGGCGCGCCCAGGTATTCGCGAAACACCGACGGGCCGCGCACGCGCATCTCGTGCTTGTCGCCGGAAGGCACGAACTTGATCTCCGTGCCCGGCACCGGCAAACCGATGGTGCCGGGGCGATCGATCAGGTAATGCACGCTGGTCAGCACCGGCGAGGTCTCGGTCGCGCCCCATTCGCTGGCGAAAAACAGCGGCTCGCTGCGTACCGTGCGGCCACAGGCGACCAACCGATCCCAGGTGCTGCCCGGAAGCGAAGCCGCCGCATAGAACAGCAGCTCCAGACGGCCGAACAGGGCCTGGGCCAACGCCTCGTCACGCTCCAGATAGGGCAGCAACGCGTCGTAACCACGCGGCACGTTGAAGTACAGGGTCGGCTTGACCAGCTTGATGTTCTCGATGCTGCGCTCGATCAGCCCCGGCACCGGACGGCCATCGTCGATATACAGGCTGCCGCCGTTGCGCAGCACCAGATTGAAGTTGTGGTTGGCGCCGAACACGTGGCTCCACGGCAACCAGTCGAGCACCACCACCGGCACCTGTTCGAGGAACGGCCAGCACTGGGCGATGGCCTGCTGGTTGGCGCAGAGCATGCCGTGGCTGTTGATCACCGCCTTGGGCGTGCCGGTCGAGCCCGAGGTCATCAGGTAGCGCGCCGGGGTGTCGCCGGTGATTCGGGCGAAGGCCTCCATCACCGCAGGCGTCTCGGTCTTGTACAGCTGCGCCAGCGACCAGGCGCCGGGGTATTCCTGGGCGTTGCGCGCGGCCACCACCAGGCAGTCGGGTTTGACCAGTTGCAGCGCACGGTAATAGGTATCGCCGTCGCTGACGAAGATCACGGCCGGGTCGAGTACCTCGATGATCGCCTTGAGCTTGCTGCAGCCGTCCCCCGTGCTGCGTGAATAGGCCACCGAGGTGGTCGCCACGGGAATGCCGACGTGCATCGCGGCCAGGCTCAGCAGCGCCTGGTCGACGTCGATATCGGACAGGTTGAGCAGCGGACGACCGGCGGGAATGTCCAGGTCGAGCAGGCCCTGGGCCAGGCTGCCGACACGCTGGCGCACCTCGCGGTAGGTCATGCGGTGCCAGCCGCCATTGTGCCGCTCGGCCAGATAGACCTGATCCGGGCGCTCGCGCGCCCAGCGCTCCAGCCATTCGCCGATGCAGCGCGCGTAGGGTTGCAGGGGTTGCGGCGAACGCAGGACGAATTCGCCATTGTCACGGGGTTCGAAAATCACCTCGGCAGGGGCCAGCCGCGCCGCAAGGTTCGGGAAATCGGTCATATCCAGGTGCCTCGTGAGTCGGCGCGGGCGCCGCTCATACGGTTGTTCTTGTATGACCCCCTTCACGATCTGCTGCGCGTCGGCCCTGCTTCGTTGAAACCAAGCTCGGAATGCTCATTTACAACTCGTAAACTCCGCTTCCTCGCTTGCTTTCGCCTTGCATGGCTCTAGCTCGCTAGCCCGTGAAGGGGCTCAAAGCACTTATTGGTTTGGGCCTGACGGCCCTGCACGCACGCTCGGGTCAGATAAACCGGCAGCTCACCTCGCCCAGTCGAGTCAAACGCAGGCGCAGGCTGTCGCCGGCCACCACCGGCGTCATCGGCCCCAGCGCGCCGGACAGCAGCACATCGCCGGCGCGCAACGGCTGGCCCAGTTCGGCCATGGTGCGCGCCAGCCACAGGCAGGCATTCAGCGGGTTGCCCAGGCAGGCCGCACCGAGACCGACCGAGGCCTGCACGCCGTTCTTCTCCAGCAGCATGCCTTCGAGGGTCAGATCGAGGCCGTCCAGCTTCACCGGCTGATCGCCGAGCACGTAGAGGCCCGAGGAGGCGTTGTCGGCGACGGTGTCGACCAGGGTGATCTTCCAGTCCTCGATGGCCGAGTCGACGATCTCCAGCGCCGGCAGCAGGTAGTCGACCGCGCTGATCAGCTCGCCCAGGGTGGTGTCGGCATGCGGCAGGTCACGACCAAGGACGAAGGCGATCTCGCCCTCGGCCTTCGGCTGGATCAGCCGTGCGGTCGGCACATCCTGACCGTGGCGGTATTCCATGTCGGCGAACAGCATGCCGAAGTCCGGCTGGTCGACGCCCAATTGCTGCTGCACGGCCAGCGAGGTGAGGCCGATCTTGCAGCCGCTGAGGCGGCGCCCGGCATCCAGCGCCGCGCGGGTGTTGATGGCCTGCACGGCATAGGCGTCCTGCAGGCTGACGATGTCGAAACGCTCGGACACACGCCCGCAGGGTTGTCGGTTCTGGCGCGCCTGGGCCAGTGCGGCGGCGGCGGATTGCAGATGGGGTTGGCTCATGATCGGTGCACTCCTGTTCAACGACGGTTGTGGCCCAGCGGGCGGTCGAGGCTGGCGCGATAACCATCGACCAGCTCGCTGACGAGTTCGCCGACACTGCACGGGTGGGTGATCTGGCCCACGCCCTGGCCAGCAGACCAGACGTGCTTCCAGGCCTTGTTGGCGCTGGCGATGTTGCCGGAGAAATCGACACCGGCCTTGCTCTCGCCAGAGGGGTCGATGCCGGCCTTCTCGAGCGACGGACGCATCCAGTTGGCCAGCACACCGCTGACCGCCTTGGTCACGACCACGTCGTCCATGCTGCAATCGACCAGCATCTGTCGGTAGTCGTCCTCGACCAGGCTTTCGCGGGTGACAACCAGACGCGTGCCGACCACCGCGAAGTCGTAACCGAGCACCTGGGCGGCATGCACGTCGCGACCATTGGAAATGGCCCCGGCAACACCCAGTGGACCGTCCCAGAAGCGTCGAACTTCATCGACGAAGGCGAACGGGTTATTGGTGCCGGTATGCCCGCCAGCGCCGTTGCACACCAGGATCAGCGCATCGACACCGGCATCGGCAGCCTTGCGCGCCATGGCCGGGGTGATCACGTCGGCCATCACCACACCGCCATAGGCGTGCACGTCTTCAAGCACCCGCTTGGGGCTGCCCAGGGCGGTGGAAACGATCGGTGGCTGGAAGCGTTTCACCAGTTCCAGCTCGGCGGCGAAGCGGTCATAGGTGCTGTGCACGATCATGTTCAGCATCCACGGCGCCAGCGTTGTACCAGCCGCCTGGGCCTGCTCACGCTCGGCGCTGATCTGCTCCAGCCACTGCTCGAGGATTTCCACCGTACGGGCGTTGGGCGCCGGCATGCTGCCGATGATGCCGGCGTGGCAGCAGGCGCTCAGCAGTTGCGGGCCGGAGACCAGGAACATCGGCGCCGCCAGCACAGGTACGGGCAACGCAGCGAACAGCTCCAGCACCTTGTGCTGGGAAGGAGTATGCGCACTCATCGGCAATGACTCTTTTATGTTTGTTGTTATCGGTAACGCGTTGTTAGGTTTTCCACATCTGTAGGAGCGGATTTATCCGCGAAGCCTTTTCGCGGCTGAAGCCGCTCCTACATAAGGCCTTTCCCTGTCTAGCGGCCACCTGCGCTGCGGATTTCCCAGCCACCATCACTGTGAATGATGTGCGCGGTGGTCAACGACGAATCCTTGCGCGAAGCCAGCAGCACGTAATGGCCGGTGTGATCCTCCGGCTCGGCGATGCGCTGCAGCGGCACCGCACGCGCGGCGGCCTCCTCGAAACCGGGAATGGCATTGAGTGGCTGACTGCGCTTGTTCAGCCCTTCGAGGCTCTTCATCGGCGTATTGGTGGCGCCCGGCGCGACGCCGTTGACGCGAATATCCGGCGCCAGCTCGTAGGCCAACTGGCGGATCATGCCGACCAGTGCGTGCTTGGCGGTGACGTAGAGAATGCCGCCGCCACCGGCGTAGAAGGCGCTGTTGGACAGGGTGAAGATCATGCTGCCGCGCGTCTCACGCAAAGCGTCGGTGGCGCAGCGCGCGCCGAGCAGATAGCCCTGCACGTTGATCGCGAACAGGCGCTGGAAGGCCTGCTCCAGCTCCTCCGGGGCGATGCGGTCGAGACGGGTGAAATAGTCGAATACCGCCGCGTTGCCGACGAAGGTATCCAGCTTGCCGAAAGCCTCCAGC
It encodes:
- a CDS encoding acetaldehyde dehydrogenase (acetylating), which gives rise to MSKKLKVAIVGSGNIGTDLMIKVMRNAKHLEMGAMVGIDPASDGLARAARLGVATTHEGVEGLTRLSVFADIDFVFDATSAGAHVKNDAFLRGIKPGIRLIDLTPAAIGPYCVPVVNLEQNLSQLNVNMVTCGGQATIPMVAAVSRVAKVHYAEIIASIASKSAGPGTRANIDEFTETTSKAIEVIGGAAKGKAIIIMNPAEPPLMMRDTVFVLSEAADQAQIAASVEEMAAAVQAYVPGYRLKQQVQFDVIPESAPLNIPGHGRFSGLKTSIFLEVEGAAHYLPAYAGNLDIMTSAALATAERMAQSMGASA
- a CDS encoding feruloyl-CoA synthase — protein: MTDFPNLAARLAPAEVIFEPRDNGEFVLRSPQPLQPYARCIGEWLERWARERPDQVYLAERHNGGWHRMTYREVRQRVGSLAQGLLDLDIPAGRPLLNLSDIDVDQALLSLAAMHVGIPVATTSVAYSRSTGDGCSKLKAIIEVLDPAVIFVSDGDTYYRALQLVKPDCLVVAARNAQEYPGAWSLAQLYKTETPAVMEAFARITGDTPARYLMTSGSTGTPKAVINSHGMLCANQQAIAQCWPFLEQVPVVVLDWLPWSHVFGANHNFNLVLRNGGSLYIDDGRPVPGLIERSIENIKLVKPTLYFNVPRGYDALLPYLERDEALAQALFGRLELLFYAAASLPGSTWDRLVACGRTVRSEPLFFASEWGATETSPVLTSVHYLIDRPGTIGLPVPGTEIKFVPSGDKHEMRVRGPSVFREYLGAPEKTAEAFDAEGFYCIGDAGRLVDPERPELGIQFDGRVTEDFKLSSGTWVSVGTLRPKLVSALAPYATDCVICGHDQEMIGALIYPGPALRELAGAAGASMSADELALLPEVRLALCAGLQALAKECPASSQHAFRALILDTPPSLEAGEITDKGYINQRTALSLRAEQVKRLYADSLDPAVILLAEAYGEPA
- a CDS encoding 2-keto-4-pentenoate hydratase, translated to MSQPHLQSAAAALAQARQNRQPCGRVSERFDIVSLQDAYAVQAINTRAALDAGRRLSGCKIGLTSLAVQQQLGVDQPDFGMLFADMEYRHGQDVPTARLIQPKAEGEIAFVLGRDLPHADTTLGELISAVDYLLPALEIVDSAIEDWKITLVDTVADNASSGLYVLGDQPVKLDGLDLTLEGMLLEKNGVQASVGLGAACLGNPLNACLWLARTMAELGQPLRAGDVLLSGALGPMTPVVAGDSLRLRLTRLGEVSCRFI
- a CDS encoding NAD(P)H-dependent flavin oxidoreductase; this translates as MSAHTPSQHKVLELFAALPVPVLAAPMFLVSGPQLLSACCHAGIIGSMPAPNARTVEILEQWLEQISAEREQAQAAGTTLAPWMLNMIVHSTYDRFAAELELVKRFQPPIVSTALGSPKRVLEDVHAYGGVVMADVITPAMARKAADAGVDALILVCNGAGGHTGTNNPFAFVDEVRRFWDGPLGVAGAISNGRDVHAAQVLGYDFAVVGTRLVVTRESLVEDDYRQMLVDCSMDDVVVTKAVSGVLANWMRPSLEKAGIDPSGESKAGVDFSGNIASANKAWKHVWSAGQGVGQITHPCSVGELVSELVDGYRASLDRPLGHNRR
- the hcaB gene encoding 3-(cis-5,6-dihydroxycyclohexa-1,3-dien-1-yl)propanoate dehydrogenase — its product is MGWLEGQVALITGGTGGIGSAIVRRYVQEGARVGVMARNREQLDALQTELGDAVVVIQGDVSSLADNQRAVAQTLEAFGKLDTFVGNAAVFDYFTRLDRIAPEELEQAFQRLFAINVQGYLLGARCATDALRETRGSMIFTLSNSAFYAGGGGILYVTAKHALVGMIRQLAYELAPDIRVNGVAPGATNTPMKSLEGLNKRSQPLNAIPGFEEAAARAVPLQRIAEPEDHTGHYVLLASRKDSSLTTAHIIHSDGGWEIRSAGGR